Below is a genomic region from Lonsdalea populi.
CTCTGACCCGCAACCAGCGTGCGATCGCGTTCATGGCTAAAGAGCGTGTGCCGAGCGGCTAACGGCAGCAGTTCATCCTGTACCGCCGCCCAAAAATCGGCGTTGCAGGGCAGTTCGTCGCTGCGGACGTCAAGATCGATCGCGTCGATCAGCAGCCAGACGGCGGGCGGCAGCGCCCCGCCCTGGGTTTCTTCGTCCAACGCGGAAAAGAGCGGGAACTGCTCCGCCCAGCGCTGGCCGTCAAGTACAATCGCCAGCGGACGCTGTTCCGGTGCGGAACTGTCTCCCGTGGTGTAAAGCCAGATACGCCGGGCGTTGCCCAGTTTGTCGCTGCGCCACGTGAAGGTCTGCAGCCGATGCCCGTTGACCGTCCCCTCTCCCCGGTCAACGCGCCGCCACGCGGTCTGCGACGGCGCACCGGGCATATGGGCGGACGACTCAGGCTGGCCTCCCCAGGTGTGATGAGGCGCGTTGGCATTCAGCGGATCGGCCACCGCATGGGCCGACAGCGAATACCACCACTCGCGCTGCTGCCGGCGGCGTTCGTCCTCATCCTCGCTGAACGCCGGCGGCAGCAGCCCGGCGCCGACCGGCAAAAAACAGTAGCTGCCGCGCCAATCGTTCTCTACCAGGACGGACCAGTGCCAAACGTCAGTACCTGCCAGACGCGTCAGGCTCTGTGGCGAGCAGCTGTGATGGTCGGTCACACCGTTGATATCCGCGTACACCCGCTGCGTCGGGGAAAGCGCCTCCATGCCGTCGGGATCGCGCCAGAGAAACGTCACCCTGACCTGTTTCCGGTCCGCGCTTTCGATCAGCGGCGTGCCGAGATGCGCAACCCGTCCCCACCAGTCTTCCGTCCCCGCATCCGGCGCAGTCAATAGCGCTGCCGCAAAGCCATACGGCAGTGATTCAGCCATAAATCCTCCAAGTTTAGCTTTGTTAATATTTAGTTAAGATTAACTACTTAATTTTTACTTTCTGTGGATAACGCCACAGAACCAGACATAAAGGAGAATAGTATTGAGAATCATTTACAGTTGCAATAACATGTCGTCCTAACTTGTGTTACGGCGGGGATTAACGCGAGACAACACCCTTATAGAAAAGGGTTTAGCCTGCAATTCACCTTATTGTGCGTCAGATGCTTCGGTGAGTTGCTGACTCAGTGCTTGCGAAATCCTTCTTCCTGATGTTTTGCAGCAGGCTTTTCAAAGGGATAAATCATGTTCACCACGAAAATAAAACCATTAGCACAGCTTATTACTTTTCGTACTAACGGACGCGGCATGCCGTGGGTGTTGGCTTCTTCGCTTCTGCTTCCCCCTCTGGCGCAGGCGGCGGATACGCCCTCCGCCGCCGACAGCAATGACACGATGTTGGTCAGCGCCACACAGGGAGAGAGCGTCACTGCGCCGCTGCGAGGCATCGTTGCCAAAGCCAGCGCCTCCGGCACCAAAACCGAAACCCCGTTGGTGAAGACGCCGCAGACGATCTCCGTCGTCACGCGTGACCAGATGGATCAGCAGGCCGTGGGTTCCGTCGCCGACGCGCTGAACTACACCAGCGGCGTCGTCACCAACTATCGCGGATCCTCCAATCGCAACGACGAAGTGATCGCCCGCGGATTCCGCTATGCGCCGAAATTCCTCGATGGGCTGAGTTTCGGCCTGAGCGGGCAAGGTTCATCGCTGGGAAAATTCGACCCGTGGCTGCTTGAACGCGTCGAGCTGGTGCACGGGCCGGCGTCCGTGCTGTATGGGCAGGTAAACCCCGGCGGGCTGATCAGCATGACCAGCAAACGTCCAACGGCTGAAGAGATCCGCAAGATTCAGTTCCGCGCGGGCAATCAGCATCTGGGCGAAGCGGCATTCGACTTTGGCGGCGCGCTCAACGACGACAAAACGTTGCTTTACCGCCTGAACGGCATCGGCAGCACCCAGCATGAATTCGTTAAAGACGCCAAGCGGGAGCGCGTCGCCGTCGCGCCGGCCCTGACCTGGCTGCCGAATCCTGATACCAGCTTTACGCTGCTGACGGCCTACCAGAACGATCCGGAAGCCGGCTTCCGTAACTTCCTGCCCGCCTACGGCACGATGTTCGAAACGGTCTCCGGCTATATCCCTTACGACCTGAACGTTAGCGATCCTAACTATCATGAATCGAAGCGCGAGCTGGGTTCTCTCGGCTATATCTTCGACCACTCATTCAACGACACGATCGCGTTCCAGCAGAATTTCCGCTACTCCAAGCTCAAGGAGAAATACAAGTATCTGGTCTACACCGTCGGTGGAACGGCGACGGACACCACCATTTCCCGCCGTCAGCAGAAGGAGTACACCAACACCGACGAACTGGGATTGGATAACCAGTTGAAGGCCAAATTCGCCACCGGCGATGTCGCGCACACAACGATCGGCGGGCTGGATTACAAGTGGCAGAAACAGGACTACAACTACTGGCGCAATGGCGGCGATCAATACGATTTCGACTGGGCTAATCCGGTCTACGGCGGCTCATGGCTGGTCAGCGACAGCGAACTGAATCTGATGACCAGCACGGTGAAAACACTCGATCAGGTGGGGATCTATCTGCAGGATCAGATGGAGTGGGAGCGCTGGAACCTGCTGCTGTCCGGTCGTAATGACTGGAGCGAAGTGCGGACGACTGACCGCTCCAAGTCCACCACCACGCAGCAAAACGACAACAAGTTCACCGGACGCGCGGCTCTGTTGTATGCCTTCGACAACGGCATTTCCCCGTACATCAGCTACAGCACCTCCTTCGAGCCGAACCTGAGCAGCGGCGCGCCGGGCAGCGATCCGTTCAAGCCCACCACCGGCGAGCAGTCCGAAATCGGGGTGAAATATCAGGTGCCGGGCGGCGATACGCTGCTGACGCTGTCGATGTTCGACATCACCCAGAAGAACATCACCTCCTACAACAGCATCACCGGGTACAACGAGCAGATCGGCAAGGTAAAATCGAAGGGGGTGGAAGCGGAAGCGCATACCCAGCTAACCCCGGAAATCAGCCTGATGGGCGCGTACACCTTCACCGATGCGGAAACCCGCGAGAGCAACACCGCCAACCAAGTGGGCAAGGCGCCCGCGTCGATTCCGCGTCATACCGCATCCGCCTGGGGAACCTACCGTTTCCTGGATAGTGCGCTGAAAGGCCTGACGCTGGGCACCGGCATACGGTATATCGGCACCAGCTACGGCGACAACGCCGAAAGCTTCAAAGTGCCTCACTACACCCTGTTCGATGCGATGGCGCGTTACGAACTGGGCGAAGCCGCCGCCAGCCTGAAAGGCGCGGCCGTACAGCTCAACGTCAACAATGTGGCGGATAAACGCTACGTCGCGTCCTGCAGCAGTACGTCCGCCTGCTTCTACGGCACCGGACGCAGCATCGTCGCCACGGTAAGCTACAGCTGGTAATCGGCGATGGCCATGCATCATCGCCGCTAGCACTCTGGCGGACGGCATCACGCGTCCGCCTATTCTGACTGATTGCCTTGAGGATCCGCCGCGAGGGGCTTAATCGGCGCAGCCGGTTCGAACCGGCATCAGCGCGCGCCGCTCATTCGATATGGCGAGTAAAGCGCCCCCAAGTGATGGATCCAGGGACTGGATATTTGATTACCACAGCATAATTTTGACGAAATACGCCTCAGCGTCATTTCGTTTTTGTGAATCAACCATAAGGAACGGACAGTGTCTACGCTATCTGCCAAGACTTGCGCGTCGGATATCGGCGACCTACGCCGAGACGACATGCTATTCCTGTCGCCCACCGCCAGCCTGCATGCGCGCGGCTGTTACGCCACGTTAACCCACCCGGCCGACGACGGCGACGATCTGAACGGCGTATTCCAGCGCCAGGTACGCCATCTGTTTGAACAGGCGCAGCGAGACGGTCTCGACAATCCGCTGCTGGTAGGCGCGGTCCCTTTCGATAAACGCCAGCCGGTCAACTTGAAAATCCCCACATCGTATCGCTGGATTCAGCGTGATGAGCTGGCGGAGCGCCCGGCGACGAATACCTTTCCTCGTATTCTTCGTCAGCGGCAAATCCCGGACCGGGAGACGTTTATGCGGATGGTCAGCGCCGGTATTGATGCCACAAAGCGCGGCGAGCTGAATAAGATCGTGCTTTCTCGCCTGCTGGACATCGAAACCGAACAGCCGCTCGATACCCTTTCGCTGCTGCTGCAGCTCAACCAGCAGAATCCGTGGAGCTACAACTTCCATCTGCCGCTGGCAGACGGCTGTCTGGTCGGCGCCAGCCCCGAACTGCTGCTGCGCAAACAGGGGATGACGATCGCCTCGCAACCGCTGGCAGGCTCCAGCCGCCGCAGCAACGACGCGGGCGAAGATCACCGGCTACAGCAGGCGTTGCAAAGTTCCGTCAAAGATCGTTATGAACATCAGTTGGTGATTGAAGAGATGCAGCGCGCGCTGCTGCCGCGCTGCCGTTCGTTGACGGTGCCGCAAGCGCCGACGCTCATCAGCACGCCGGTGCTATGGCATCTCGCCACCCACTTGCAGGCGGACGTTATCGACCCGCGAGAAAACGCGCTGTCGATGGCCTGCCTGCTGCATCCCACGCCCGCGCTGTGCGGCACGCCGTTCCAGCCGGCGCTGGACCGGATCGGCGAGCTGGAACCGTTTGATCGCCAGCGTTTCGGCGGCATTGTCGGCTGGTGCGATGCGCAGGGCAACGGCGAGTGGGCGGTGACCATCCGCTGCGGCGAAGTGCAGGACAACCGGGTGCGTCTGTTTGCCGGCGCAGGCATTGTGCCGGACTCCCAACCGCTCTCAGAATGGCAGGAAACCGGCGTCAAACTCAGCACCATGCTGCGCGCTTTCGGGTTACAGCAAGACAGGGAGCACGCCGCATGATGATTGAATTCAACCGCTGGCCGCCTGCGCTGGAACAGCGCTACCGGGCCTGCGGTTACTGGACCGATGCGCCGCTGGACGACATCCTGACGCGACATAAAGAGAGCGACGACGTCGCCGTGATCTGCG
It encodes:
- the fes gene encoding enterochelin esterase, whose protein sequence is MAESLPYGFAAALLTAPDAGTEDWWGRVAHLGTPLIESADRKQVRVTFLWRDPDGMEALSPTQRVYADINGVTDHHSCSPQSLTRLAGTDVWHWSVLVENDWRGSYCFLPVGAGLLPPAFSEDEDERRRQQREWWYSLSAHAVADPLNANAPHHTWGGQPESSAHMPGAPSQTAWRRVDRGEGTVNGHRLQTFTWRSDKLGNARRIWLYTTGDSSAPEQRPLAIVLDGQRWAEQFPLFSALDEETQGGALPPAVWLLIDAIDLDVRSDELPCNADFWAAVQDELLPLAARHTLFSHERDRTLVAGQSYGGLAALYAGLFMPQRFGRVLTQSGSFWWPDLTVITDGNSSSQPGGWLGEQVRKQGLTDMPLTVFQEAGSREADIEFVNRQMHQALTAAGHRVQFRVYAGGHDALCWRGGLIDGCRWLMAEMTEGHACSHHVEKGNQI
- a CDS encoding TonB-dependent siderophore receptor, encoding MFTTKIKPLAQLITFRTNGRGMPWVLASSLLLPPLAQAADTPSAADSNDTMLVSATQGESVTAPLRGIVAKASASGTKTETPLVKTPQTISVVTRDQMDQQAVGSVADALNYTSGVVTNYRGSSNRNDEVIARGFRYAPKFLDGLSFGLSGQGSSLGKFDPWLLERVELVHGPASVLYGQVNPGGLISMTSKRPTAEEIRKIQFRAGNQHLGEAAFDFGGALNDDKTLLYRLNGIGSTQHEFVKDAKRERVAVAPALTWLPNPDTSFTLLTAYQNDPEAGFRNFLPAYGTMFETVSGYIPYDLNVSDPNYHESKRELGSLGYIFDHSFNDTIAFQQNFRYSKLKEKYKYLVYTVGGTATDTTISRRQQKEYTNTDELGLDNQLKAKFATGDVAHTTIGGLDYKWQKQDYNYWRNGGDQYDFDWANPVYGGSWLVSDSELNLMTSTVKTLDQVGIYLQDQMEWERWNLLLSGRNDWSEVRTTDRSKSTTTQQNDNKFTGRAALLYAFDNGISPYISYSTSFEPNLSSGAPGSDPFKPTTGEQSEIGVKYQVPGGDTLLTLSMFDITQKNITSYNSITGYNEQIGKVKSKGVEAEAHTQLTPEISLMGAYTFTDAETRESNTANQVGKAPASIPRHTASAWGTYRFLDSALKGLTLGTGIRYIGTSYGDNAESFKVPHYTLFDAMARYELGEAAASLKGAAVQLNVNNVADKRYVASCSSTSACFYGTGRSIVATVSYSW
- a CDS encoding isochorismate synthase, whose product is MSTLSAKTCASDIGDLRRDDMLFLSPTASLHARGCYATLTHPADDGDDLNGVFQRQVRHLFEQAQRDGLDNPLLVGAVPFDKRQPVNLKIPTSYRWIQRDELAERPATNTFPRILRQRQIPDRETFMRMVSAGIDATKRGELNKIVLSRLLDIETEQPLDTLSLLLQLNQQNPWSYNFHLPLADGCLVGASPELLLRKQGMTIASQPLAGSSRRSNDAGEDHRLQQALQSSVKDRYEHQLVIEEMQRALLPRCRSLTVPQAPTLISTPVLWHLATHLQADVIDPRENALSMACLLHPTPALCGTPFQPALDRIGELEPFDRQRFGGIVGWCDAQGNGEWAVTIRCGEVQDNRVRLFAGAGIVPDSQPLSEWQETGVKLSTMLRAFGLQQDREHAA